A genome region from Lusitaniella coriacea LEGE 07157 includes the following:
- a CDS encoding two-partner secretion domain-containing protein gives MKFSLANLNWAKLITNRSRRAIANPKTPILFLSGLLLTSAFPQVVSGQILGDNTLPNSTLVNTAITPTGTLHQIQGGTTVGSNLFHSFSQFNVLLNETAYFNNIATISNIITRVTGGQLSHINGRILANGAANLFLINPSGIIFGENAQLAIGGSFFASTADSVVFADGSFYSATIPNTPLLTVSVPVGLQLGANPGSIINRSRASSLIVPNRLVGLEVLPSQTLALIGGDLQLEGGYLTTLGGTIQLASAANGQFKLNGDNSGLQTLRNINLSNGAIVDASGLGGGSVQLFGEQISLTQRSRLISDTFGNFDGRGIEIQGTQLQLDNTSYISTSTFGTGNAGSLRIHTDVVDLQGKTPFEVTQQLLDFTFNPLNLSNGLYSLSLGSGAGGQIEIDTKRLFMNNGANILTTAIFDGSGGNITIEASEFAELDNGSLIVTGTVGSGNAGNLLVRGGQIRVLNGTSLSTTPAASSSGKGGDIRAIADTLEINGTPDNAPVPGGLFTTTLGLAEAGNLSVSANRLIVTNGAQISAASSGAAQGGAIDVTAESIELSGLSHDGQFLSGIFSSTSLLTVSGQPGNANAGNLTVNATRVRVKDGAQISVATGNAGAAGTLKINATESIEVSGFATGVDPKVEAVSFGIIGDGIVPSAIESNTNSSGAAGDLNLQTKRLSVSNGAEVGVRGTSNGAAGDLVVQANSIRLNNRGTLSATTNSGTGGNIRLQASDIVMRDNSRIATDAGNVDGGNIEIETEVLVAQGNSDITANAKQGRGGRVLISARTILGARFREYLTPENDITATSELGAEFSGFVDIQTLNVNPTAGLRELPTDTIDPSNRIASGCTTYAQSRFSITGRGGLPQNPTASLPGQTVWRDMQSFSTATKPRTFAATPQSSSTPQESISPDLVEANSWTINEKGNVELVAHHSPGMVQGSRFSPPKC, from the coding sequence GTGAAGTTCTCGCTCGCCAATCTGAACTGGGCAAAATTAATCACGAACCGAAGTCGTCGCGCGATCGCGAATCCTAAAACCCCAATACTATTCTTGTCCGGTTTGCTACTAACCAGTGCGTTCCCTCAAGTTGTGTCTGGTCAAATCCTTGGGGACAATACCCTACCCAATTCCACTCTCGTGAATACCGCAATAACTCCGACTGGAACGCTACATCAAATTCAAGGCGGTACAACCGTTGGAAGCAATCTTTTTCATAGTTTTTCCCAATTCAACGTTCTCCTCAACGAAACTGCCTATTTTAATAACATCGCAACCATTAGCAACATCATTACTCGCGTAACTGGAGGGCAACTTTCCCATATTAATGGGAGGATTCTAGCGAACGGAGCGGCAAACCTCTTTTTAATAAACCCCAGTGGGATTATTTTTGGAGAAAATGCTCAACTGGCAATCGGTGGCTCGTTTTTCGCCAGCACTGCTGATAGCGTGGTTTTTGCCGACGGCAGTTTCTATAGCGCTACAATCCCAAATACACCATTACTCACCGTCAGCGTTCCCGTCGGCTTGCAATTAGGCGCAAATCCCGGCAGTATTATCAATCGATCGCGCGCTTCGAGTCTAATTGTTCCCAATCGCTTAGTCGGACTGGAAGTGCTTCCCTCTCAAACCCTGGCACTAATCGGCGGCGATCTCCAATTAGAGGGAGGATATTTAACAACATTAGGCGGAACCATTCAATTAGCAAGTGCGGCGAACGGTCAATTTAAGCTCAACGGCGACAACTCAGGACTGCAAACTCTCAGAAATATCAATTTATCAAACGGCGCAATTGTTGATGCGAGTGGTTTAGGTGGCGGTTCCGTTCAGCTTTTCGGCGAACAAATTTCCCTTACCCAAAGATCGCGATTAATTTCCGATACCTTTGGCAATTTTGACGGACGCGGCATCGAAATTCAAGGAACTCAATTGCAACTCGATAACACCTCCTATATTTCCACCTCAACCTTCGGAACGGGAAATGCAGGTTCGCTGCGCATCCACACAGATGTTGTAGACCTCCAGGGAAAGACCCCTTTTGAAGTGACGCAACAACTTTTAGACTTCACCTTTAACCCCCTAAATCTCAGCAATGGTTTGTACAGTTTGAGTCTCGGTAGCGGCGCGGGGGGACAAATTGAAATCGATACAAAGCGCTTATTTATGAATAATGGAGCGAATATCTTAACCACAGCTATTTTTGATGGGTCTGGCGGAAATATAACAATCGAAGCTTCGGAATTCGCAGAATTAGATAATGGTTCCCTCATTGTCACAGGAACTGTCGGCAGTGGAAATGCAGGAAACCTCCTGGTGCGCGGCGGACAAATACGGGTACTCAACGGTACGTCCCTGAGTACGACTCCTGCCGCAAGCAGTTCCGGGAAAGGGGGAGATATTCGCGCGATCGCGGACACCCTTGAAATCAATGGAACCCCAGACAACGCGCCCGTTCCCGGCGGTTTATTCACCACAACCCTCGGTCTTGCAGAAGCCGGAAACTTATCTGTAAGTGCCAATCGACTCATCGTCACCAACGGCGCGCAAATTTCTGCCGCCTCCTCCGGTGCCGCGCAAGGAGGAGCCATCGACGTGACCGCAGAATCCATCGAACTGAGCGGCTTATCCCACGACGGTCAATTTTTGAGCGGTATCTTTTCCTCCACCTCCCTCCTCACCGTAAGTGGACAACCGGGCAATGCAAATGCGGGAAATTTAACCGTCAATGCCACACGAGTCCGTGTTAAAGATGGAGCGCAAATTTCCGTTGCTACGGGCAATGCAGGAGCGGCTGGAACCCTTAAAATTAACGCAACAGAATCCATTGAAGTGAGCGGCTTTGCAACAGGAGTCGATCCTAAAGTTGAAGCCGTTTCCTTTGGCATTATTGGCGATGGAATCGTCCCCAGTGCCATCGAATCGAATACCAACAGTTCCGGCGCTGCGGGAGACTTAAACCTGCAAACCAAACGCTTGAGCGTCAGTAATGGTGCGGAAGTCGGCGTTCGGGGAACCAGCAACGGTGCCGCCGGGGATCTCGTCGTTCAAGCAAACTCCATCCGATTAAACAACCGAGGAACCCTCTCAGCCACAACCAACTCCGGTACGGGGGGAAACATTCGATTGCAAGCATCGGACATTGTTATGCGCGACAACAGCCGCATTGCAACGGATGCAGGGAACGTCGATGGCGGCAATATTGAGATTGAAACGGAAGTTCTCGTCGCTCAAGGCAACAGCGATATTACTGCCAATGCCAAACAAGGTCGAGGCGGTCGCGTTCTCATCTCTGCAAGAACAATTTTAGGCGCGCGGTTCAGGGAATATCTAACTCCTGAAAATGACATTACCGCAACCTCCGAACTGGGAGCAGAATTTAGCGGTTTCGTTGATATTCAAACGCTTAATGTCAATCCAACTGCGGGTTTGCGAGAATTGCCCACAGATACGATCGATCCTTCCAACCGCATTGCATCCGGTTGCACGACCTATGCCCAAAGTCGCTTTTCCATTACCGGACGAGGTGGATTGCCCCAAAACCCTACAGCTTCGTTACCCGGTCAAACCGTCTGGCGGGATATGCAAAGCTTTTCCACAGCAACAAAACCCCGCACCTTTGCCGCCACGCCCCAATCCTCCTCAACACCCCAAGAATCTATCTCTCCCGATCTTGTTGAGGCAAATAGTTGGACGATTAATGAGA
- a CDS encoding GIY-YIG nuclease family protein encodes MGRWLGNVIYIDRNPNNPDKGWGWVEVATEDMKRFGLSNKQPTMRRVTKTKEITTTRYKDSIPYTETYTHTYENFVRVPSRGKAGAKKFTLNIDGELITIKAQKSLTIQAICAWVKTWASSNTMIITPGNRTLSLDGEKLAHQAHFVYFIFNKDSNAIKIGRTKDLEKRMKALQTSSPAELKLIKSVQVKGSEEAHKLEQSLHKQFSEIRLAGEWFKAEANLLEYISQL; translated from the coding sequence TAACGTCATTTATATCGACAGAAATCCGAACAATCCAGATAAAGGATGGGGATGGGTAGAAGTTGCAACGGAGGACATGAAACGTTTTGGTCTTTCCAATAAGCAGCCCACAATGAGGAGAGTAACTAAGACAAAAGAAATTACGACTACACGATATAAAGACTCAATCCCATATACTGAAACCTATACTCACACCTATGAAAATTTTGTTCGTGTTCCATCTAGGGGTAAAGCTGGCGCGAAAAAATTCACACTGAATATTGATGGGGAACTTATTACGATAAAAGCACAAAAATCTCTGACTATCCAAGCAATATGTGCATGGGTTAAAACTTGGGCAAGTTCAAATACCATGATTATTACTCCAGGTAATAGAACGCTCTCTCTTGATGGTGAGAAACTGGCTCATCAAGCTCATTTTGTTTACTTTATTTTCAACAAAGATAGCAATGCGATTAAAATAGGTCGGACGAAAGATTTGGAAAAGAGGATGAAGGCACTTCAAACATCCAGTCCAGCCGAACTGAAGCTGATTAAGTCAGTGCAGGTTAAAGGAAGCGAAGAAGCTCACAAACTAGAACAGTCTCTGCATAAACAGTTCAGTGAAATTAGATTGGCTGGAGAGTGGTTCAAGGCTGAAGCAAATCTTCTAGAGTACATCAGTCAGTTGTGA